A single Cellulomonas sp. SLBN-39 DNA region contains:
- a CDS encoding DUF3806 domain-containing protein, with protein sequence MAEFEGKGEGDVVPRPHGPVDGEVLPDGDPGAAPSDEDADAPRDGTDIDGTDADSTDAESTEPSAPTTPEAAHDAEPVASPDWRTVEPLNAAEQVWLAQQRTLLHDLCDAPLDADAVAALFDRVHAQWSSADDRPDPEPLGKAFGVAMGDLIASHLPGLRWCVRSDQYGTDIVLVHDEPEVVVYPLAAVTQQWESAAPGWFAAHLERVERGVRDVLAPHA encoded by the coding sequence ATGGCTGAGTTCGAGGGCAAGGGCGAGGGTGACGTCGTGCCGCGCCCCCACGGACCCGTGGACGGCGAGGTGCTGCCCGACGGGGACCCGGGGGCGGCACCGTCGGACGAGGACGCCGACGCGCCCCGCGACGGCACGGACATCGACGGCACCGACGCCGACAGCACCGACGCCGAGAGCACCGAGCCCTCCGCCCCGACCACGCCCGAGGCCGCGCACGACGCGGAGCCGGTGGCGTCCCCCGACTGGCGGACCGTCGAGCCGCTGAACGCGGCCGAGCAGGTGTGGCTCGCGCAGCAGCGCACCCTCCTGCACGACCTGTGCGACGCGCCGCTCGACGCCGACGCCGTGGCCGCGCTGTTCGACCGCGTGCACGCGCAGTGGTCCTCGGCGGACGACCGGCCCGACCCGGAGCCGCTCGGCAAGGCGTTCGGCGTCGCGATGGGCGACCTCATCGCCTCCCACCTGCCCGGGCTGCGCTGGTGCGTGCGCAGCGACCAGTACGGCACCGACATCGTGCTCGTCCACGACGAGCCCGAGGTCGTCGTGTACCCCCTCGCCGCTGTCACCCAGCAGTGGGAGAGCGCCGCGCCCGGCTGGTTCGCGGCGCACCTGGAGCGCGTGGAGCGCGGCGTCCGCGACGTCCTCGCGCCCCACGCGTGA
- a CDS encoding 5'-3' exonuclease — MTDARPLLLLDSASLYFRAFFGVPDSVRAPDGTPVNAVRGLLDMIARLVVDRRPARLVACWDDDWRPAFRVAAIPSYKAHRVAREVPGTTGEEEVPEALAAQVPLIVEVLAALGVARVGAPGYEADDVIGTLTAREVARPAGERSPVEVVTGDRDLYQLVDDAAPVRVLSTVKGFKDLLVVDQAVLAERYGVPDGPGYVDMAALRGDPSDGLPGVPGVGEKTAAALVRRYGSLAGVLAARDAADPGLTATQLRRLRESADYLAAAPVVVRVAQDAPVGDVDDTVPRTPADPDALVALAQRWGLASSVQRVVDAFTDLG, encoded by the coding sequence ATGACCGACGCCCGGCCGTTGCTGCTGCTCGACTCCGCGTCCCTGTACTTCCGAGCGTTCTTCGGGGTGCCGGACTCCGTGCGGGCGCCCGACGGCACACCCGTCAACGCGGTGCGCGGGCTGCTCGACATGATCGCCCGGCTCGTCGTCGACCGGCGGCCCGCTCGCCTGGTGGCGTGCTGGGACGACGACTGGCGCCCCGCGTTCCGCGTCGCCGCCATCCCCTCGTACAAGGCCCACCGGGTGGCCCGGGAGGTGCCGGGCACGACCGGTGAGGAGGAGGTGCCCGAGGCGCTCGCGGCGCAGGTCCCGCTCATCGTCGAGGTGCTCGCGGCGCTCGGCGTCGCGCGGGTCGGGGCGCCGGGGTACGAGGCGGACGACGTGATCGGCACCCTCACGGCACGCGAGGTCGCACGCCCGGCGGGGGAGCGGTCGCCCGTCGAGGTCGTCACCGGCGACCGCGACCTCTACCAGCTCGTCGACGACGCGGCGCCCGTGCGTGTGCTGTCCACCGTCAAGGGCTTCAAGGACCTGCTGGTCGTGGACCAGGCGGTCCTCGCCGAGCGGTACGGCGTGCCCGACGGGCCCGGGTACGTGGACATGGCGGCGCTGCGCGGCGACCCGAGCGACGGCCTGCCGGGCGTGCCGGGCGTGGGCGAGAAGACCGCAGCCGCGCTGGTGCGCCGGTACGGCTCGCTCGCCGGGGTGCTCGCGGCGCGCGACGCCGCCGACCCGGGCCTGACGGCCACCCAGCTGCGCCGGCTGCGGGAGTCGGCGGACTACCTCGCGGCGGCGCCCGTCGTGGTGCGCGTCGCGCAGGACGCCCCGGTCGGCGACGTCGACGACACGGTGCCGCGCACCCCCGCCGACCCCGACGCGCTGGTCGCGCTGGCGCAGCGGTGGGGGCTGGCGTCGAGCGTGCAGCGCGTCGTCGACGCGTTCACCGACCTCGGCTGA
- a CDS encoding RNA polymerase sigma factor → MPSYPPQDTAVRPEAPDVGPEVLVADAPAAQVPHDAAWFEGVVRAHATAVHRYVRRRAAAVDADDLTADVLAVAWRRRDDVPDGAELPWLFRTAGFVVANHRRKGRPVPVEHLPEDVDTDDPAVRAVRDETVRTVLGRLSARDRHVLLLHAWEGLTGDALATALGVGRGGADAALSRARARLREAWAAHEER, encoded by the coding sequence GTGCCGTCGTACCCCCCGCAGGACACCGCCGTGCGGCCGGAGGCACCCGACGTCGGCCCCGAGGTGCTCGTCGCCGACGCCCCCGCCGCGCAGGTGCCCCACGACGCCGCCTGGTTCGAGGGTGTCGTGCGCGCCCACGCGACCGCCGTCCACCGGTACGTGCGCCGCCGCGCCGCCGCGGTCGACGCCGACGACCTCACGGCCGACGTCCTGGCCGTGGCCTGGCGCCGCCGCGACGACGTCCCGGACGGCGCCGAGCTGCCGTGGCTGTTCCGCACCGCGGGCTTCGTCGTCGCGAACCACCGCCGCAAGGGCCGCCCCGTGCCCGTCGAGCACCTGCCCGAGGACGTCGACACCGACGACCCCGCCGTGCGGGCCGTGCGCGACGAGACGGTGCGCACGGTGCTGGGCCGGCTGTCCGCGCGCGACCGCCACGTGCTGCTGCTGCACGCGTGGGAGGGGCTGACGGGCGACGCGCTGGCCACGGCCCTCGGGGTGGGCCGCGGCGGGGCGGACGCCGCGCTGTCCCGCGCCCGCGCCCGCCTGCGCGAGGCCTGGGCGGCGCACGAGGAGCGCTGA
- a CDS encoding chromosome partitioning protein translates to MTDSGSVATRTPATAAGTGTGGADQLPRITAEVREDGTGQISVDGVVQKIAARDLAEAGATMTARIAAIATDAGQALPVEVRDPDGLWSLLIHPDGRVDEAPDADAVTGATPTTRGPVPAGAAPATPVTTPASRASAEPPTGTGGTSLPTLDDLLAARHPGHTGPAEHGWQRAVRRVTFGAVKPQPGKAERRRRSASSAVRRTFDGPRTVVVVNPKGGAHKTTATMLLAATFGLERGGYTLAWDNNETRGTLGWRSQHGDHTSTAVDLLRALPHLQRRGTLRIGDLDAFVRTQREEQFDVLASDENAASASSVDAESFRSLHGVLSQFYRVLVVDTGNNMRASNWRAAVDAADQLVVVSTVREDTAQSAAWALDALRATGHEDLVREAVTILSAPEPKVDKDLRLRLVSHFGALTRAVVEVPHDKALVAGGPIEHAALRPATRDAWLRATAMVAEGL, encoded by the coding sequence ATGACCGACAGCGGCAGCGTGGCCACGCGCACGCCGGCGACGGCGGCGGGTACCGGGACGGGCGGGGCGGACCAGCTCCCGCGGATCACCGCGGAGGTCCGCGAGGACGGCACCGGGCAGATCTCGGTCGACGGCGTCGTGCAGAAGATCGCCGCCCGCGACCTCGCCGAGGCCGGGGCGACCATGACGGCGCGGATCGCCGCGATCGCGACGGACGCGGGCCAGGCCCTGCCCGTCGAGGTGCGCGACCCCGACGGCCTCTGGTCGCTGCTCATCCACCCCGACGGCAGGGTCGACGAGGCCCCCGACGCCGACGCGGTCACGGGGGCGACGCCGACGACGCGCGGCCCCGTCCCGGCGGGCGCGGCACCGGCGACGCCTGTCACGACCCCCGCGTCGCGCGCCTCCGCCGAGCCGCCGACCGGCACGGGCGGCACGTCGCTGCCCACGCTCGACGACCTGCTCGCCGCGCGGCACCCCGGTCACACGGGCCCGGCCGAGCACGGCTGGCAGCGGGCCGTGCGTCGCGTGACGTTCGGCGCCGTCAAGCCCCAGCCGGGCAAGGCGGAGCGCCGGCGCCGGTCGGCGTCGTCCGCGGTGCGGCGCACCTTCGACGGCCCGCGCACCGTCGTCGTGGTCAACCCCAAGGGCGGCGCGCACAAGACGACCGCCACGATGCTGCTCGCCGCGACCTTCGGCCTCGAGCGCGGCGGCTACACCCTCGCGTGGGACAACAACGAGACCCGCGGCACCCTCGGCTGGCGGTCCCAGCACGGCGACCACACGAGCACGGCCGTCGACCTGCTGCGTGCGCTGCCGCACCTGCAGCGCCGCGGGACGCTGCGCATCGGCGACCTCGACGCGTTCGTCCGCACGCAGCGCGAGGAGCAGTTCGACGTGCTGGCGTCCGACGAGAACGCGGCCTCGGCGTCGAGCGTCGACGCGGAGTCGTTCCGGTCGCTGCACGGTGTGCTCTCGCAGTTCTACCGGGTGCTCGTCGTCGACACGGGCAACAACATGCGCGCGTCGAACTGGCGGGCCGCGGTGGACGCCGCGGACCAGCTCGTCGTGGTGTCCACGGTCCGTGAGGACACGGCCCAGTCGGCCGCCTGGGCCCTGGACGCGCTGCGCGCCACGGGGCACGAGGACCTGGTGCGCGAGGCGGTGACGATCCTGTCCGCCCCGGAGCCCAAGGTCGACAAGGACCTGCGGCTGCGCCTGGTCTCGCACTTCGGCGCCCTCACGCGCGCCGTCGTCGAGGTGCCGCACGACAAGGCCCTCGTCGCGGGCGGCCCGATCGAGCACGCCGCCCTGCGCCCCGCCACGCGGGACGCCTGGCTGCGGGCCACCGCGATGGTCGCCGAAGGGCTCTGA
- a CDS encoding ATP-binding protein: protein MVVTAERSAPRAARHWVMRSVAGVGVGGASNQVIELLTGELVTNAVTHGPAAAPVQVDVRVDGAVVRVAVTDEGEGTPRLQHPEPTAPSGRGMALVAALASAWGSARRPGGGTTVWFEVDTDA from the coding sequence ATGGTGGTGACCGCGGAGCGCAGCGCGCCCCGCGCCGCACGGCACTGGGTGATGCGCTCCGTGGCGGGCGTGGGCGTCGGAGGGGCGTCCAACCAGGTCATCGAGCTGCTGACGGGCGAGCTGGTCACGAACGCTGTGACCCACGGGCCCGCGGCGGCACCGGTGCAGGTGGACGTGCGCGTCGACGGCGCCGTGGTGCGGGTGGCCGTCACGGACGAGGGCGAGGGCACGCCCCGGCTGCAGCACCCGGAGCCGACGGCCCCCAGCGGGCGCGGCATGGCCCTCGTGGCGGCGCTGGCGTCGGCCTGGGGCTCGGCCCGGCGGCCCGGCGGCGGCACCACGGTCTGGTTCGAGGTCGACACCGACGCCTGA
- a CDS encoding PspC domain-containing protein, whose translation MDAIRSAFARAGLVRPFAGRWVAGVCAGVAERTGLPAWAPRLVLVLLTVLPGSALLVYAALWLCMPDSSWVPPVRR comes from the coding sequence ATGGACGCCATCAGGTCAGCTTTCGCACGCGCCGGGCTGGTCCGGCCGTTCGCCGGGCGCTGGGTCGCCGGCGTGTGCGCCGGCGTGGCCGAGAGGACGGGCCTGCCGGCGTGGGCGCCGCGGCTCGTCCTCGTGCTGCTCACGGTCCTGCCGGGCAGCGCGCTGCTCGTCTACGCGGCCCTGTGGCTGTGCATGCCGGACTCGTCGTGGGTGCCGCCCGTGCGGCGCTGA
- a CDS encoding helix-turn-helix transcriptional regulator has protein sequence MARGPMSTPFVARETQVRQLLDALDRARAGAPTCVVVGGDAGVGKTRLLHRAGTVAAAAGALVVTGHCVDLGEIGLPYLPFAEALGALRTQVPGTVDDVVAARPALARLVDGAPAGAGDAGADRLQLFEGVAEVLATAGTAEHPLVVVLEDLHWADASSRDLLRFLVSRLAGQHLLLVASYRADDVHRRHPWRGVLAELSRHPHVERLTLEAFTEEELRAFTTAALGRPLPDGVLRRVRERAEGNAYFTEELLEAGAESGDLPWSLADVLRARVEQLDPAALRLVQLASAAGRRVDEPLLRAAAQADAGGALAAPGAVDAALREAVAHHVLVGEDGRIAFRHALLAEAVHADLLPGEAAAAHRAYLDATRAAPDLASHAERAAHALAVPDVAVALAESWAAAQDARRLLAPTEELRHLEVALRLWDAVPGGARPGARPVGAPDGTDGSRDEVDPAGAPDRAEVLRQASWAASRAGAPERAVLLARAALDETGLTPRRRAALHTVVARHLLAVDRGREAMAEASAALAQVDHLAGGPTPERAWALATYARAAVNAGRDEEAEQTAEQAAQVARAVADAGAESDAMTTLAVLDRLDHAQSAGLLEQALARAVESQDLATELRTRYNLTSAHWSAGDLASAGRHAAEGVRVARRVGMAWAPHGVDLHMFRALVAYATGDLAPVPHPPADREAPAGAQALLRAVDLYAATARGDTDVLDRARSLRPWWSRDPLVTLIAGTNEADALTWAGQGRAAEQVAAEVLDGVTAWWSDRLLGAIRIGALALAGLAEETTAPGPAPADRDELLARADAWLVRAERAAREGRPHGGVLGPEGRAWLLRARAEHARAHGDADPDAWAQAVEAFGYGHRYEAARSRARLAEAALGVGDRAGAAREAGAALAEAVALGAEPLAEQVRALVRRGRLAVDDVRLPGTDVLTAREAEVLALVAQGLSNRQVGERLFISGKTVSVHVSNVLAKLGASGRTEAVSIAHRRGLLVAEADAAVPAPTTRPSV, from the coding sequence GTGGCACGCGGCCCGATGAGCACACCCTTCGTCGCGCGCGAGACCCAGGTCCGGCAGCTGCTCGACGCGCTGGACCGGGCCCGCGCGGGCGCTCCCACCTGCGTCGTCGTCGGCGGGGACGCGGGCGTCGGCAAGACCCGGCTGCTGCACCGCGCGGGCACCGTCGCCGCCGCGGCGGGAGCGCTCGTCGTCACCGGCCACTGCGTCGACCTCGGCGAGATCGGGCTGCCCTACCTGCCGTTCGCCGAGGCCCTCGGCGCGCTGCGCACGCAGGTGCCCGGCACGGTCGACGACGTCGTCGCGGCCCGCCCGGCGCTCGCGCGGCTGGTCGACGGGGCACCCGCGGGAGCGGGCGACGCGGGGGCCGACCGGCTCCAGCTGTTCGAGGGCGTCGCCGAGGTGCTCGCGACCGCCGGCACGGCCGAGCACCCGCTCGTCGTGGTGCTGGAGGACCTGCACTGGGCCGACGCGTCGAGCCGCGACCTGCTGCGGTTCCTCGTGTCGCGGCTCGCCGGGCAGCACCTGCTGCTCGTGGCCAGCTACCGCGCCGACGACGTGCACCGCCGCCACCCGTGGCGGGGCGTCCTGGCCGAGCTGTCCCGGCACCCGCACGTCGAGCGGCTCACGCTCGAGGCGTTCACCGAGGAGGAGCTGCGGGCCTTCACCACCGCGGCGCTGGGCCGGCCGCTGCCCGACGGCGTGCTGCGGCGCGTGCGCGAGCGCGCCGAGGGCAACGCGTACTTCACCGAGGAGCTCCTCGAGGCCGGTGCGGAGAGCGGCGACCTCCCCTGGTCGCTCGCCGACGTGCTGCGGGCCCGGGTCGAGCAGCTCGACCCGGCCGCGCTGCGCCTCGTGCAGCTCGCGTCCGCCGCGGGGCGCCGGGTCGACGAGCCGCTGCTGCGCGCCGCCGCGCAGGCGGACGCCGGCGGGGCGCTCGCCGCGCCGGGTGCCGTGGACGCCGCTCTGCGCGAGGCGGTCGCGCACCACGTGCTCGTCGGCGAGGACGGACGCATCGCGTTCCGGCACGCGCTGCTGGCCGAGGCCGTGCACGCCGACCTGCTCCCCGGCGAGGCCGCCGCCGCGCACCGCGCGTACCTGGACGCGACGCGCGCCGCCCCCGACCTGGCGTCGCACGCCGAGCGCGCGGCCCACGCGCTGGCGGTGCCCGACGTGGCCGTCGCCCTGGCGGAGTCGTGGGCCGCTGCGCAGGACGCGCGCCGGCTGCTGGCCCCGACGGAGGAGCTGCGGCACCTCGAGGTGGCGCTGCGGCTGTGGGACGCCGTCCCGGGCGGCGCGCGACCGGGGGCACGTCCCGTCGGCGCGCCCGACGGGACGGACGGGTCGAGGGACGAGGTCGACCCCGCGGGGGCGCCCGACCGGGCGGAGGTGCTGCGGCAGGCGTCCTGGGCCGCGAGCCGTGCCGGCGCCCCGGAGCGGGCCGTGCTGCTCGCGCGCGCCGCGCTCGACGAGACCGGGCTGACGCCCCGCCGCCGTGCCGCCCTGCACACCGTCGTGGCCCGGCACCTGCTGGCCGTCGACCGTGGGCGGGAGGCCATGGCGGAGGCGTCGGCGGCGCTGGCCCAGGTCGACCACCTCGCCGGCGGGCCGACGCCGGAGCGGGCGTGGGCGCTGGCGACGTACGCGCGCGCCGCCGTGAACGCGGGCCGGGACGAGGAGGCCGAGCAGACCGCGGAGCAGGCCGCGCAGGTGGCCCGGGCGGTGGCCGACGCGGGCGCCGAGTCGGACGCCATGACGACGCTCGCGGTGCTGGACCGCCTCGACCACGCGCAGTCCGCCGGGCTGCTGGAGCAGGCGCTCGCCCGCGCGGTGGAGTCGCAGGACCTGGCCACGGAGCTGCGGACCCGGTACAACCTGACGTCCGCGCACTGGTCGGCGGGCGACCTGGCCAGCGCCGGCCGGCACGCGGCCGAGGGCGTGCGCGTGGCGCGGCGGGTCGGCATGGCGTGGGCCCCGCACGGGGTGGACCTGCACATGTTCCGCGCCCTCGTCGCCTACGCCACCGGCGACCTGGCGCCCGTCCCGCACCCGCCCGCGGACCGCGAGGCACCCGCGGGTGCGCAGGCGCTGCTGCGTGCCGTCGACCTGTACGCCGCGACGGCCCGGGGCGACACCGACGTCCTCGACCGTGCGCGGTCCCTGCGCCCGTGGTGGTCGCGGGACCCGCTGGTGACGCTGATCGCCGGCACGAACGAGGCGGACGCGCTGACGTGGGCCGGGCAGGGGCGTGCGGCCGAGCAGGTCGCCGCCGAGGTCCTCGACGGTGTGACGGCGTGGTGGTCGGACAGGCTGCTGGGCGCCATCCGGATCGGTGCGCTCGCCCTGGCGGGGCTCGCCGAGGAGACCACCGCGCCGGGCCCGGCCCCGGCCGACCGCGACGAGCTGCTGGCGCGGGCCGACGCGTGGCTGGTCCGGGCGGAACGGGCCGCCCGGGAGGGGCGGCCGCACGGCGGCGTCCTGGGCCCCGAGGGGCGGGCGTGGCTGCTGCGGGCGCGCGCCGAGCACGCCCGCGCGCACGGCGACGCCGACCCCGACGCGTGGGCGCAGGCCGTCGAGGCCTTCGGGTACGGGCACCGCTACGAGGCCGCGCGCTCCCGGGCCCGGCTGGCGGAGGCGGCGCTCGGGGTCGGCGACCGCGCCGGGGCCGCGCGGGAGGCGGGCGCGGCGCTGGCGGAGGCGGTCGCGCTGGGCGCGGAGCCCCTGGCCGAGCAGGTGCGCGCGCTCGTGCGGCGCGGCCGCCTTGCGGTCGACGACGTCCGGCTGCCGGGCACCGACGTGCTCACGGCGCGCGAGGCGGAGGTCCTCGCCCTCGTCGCGCAGGGCCTGTCGAACCGGCAGGTCGGGGAGCGGCTGTTCATCTCGGGCAAGACCGTCTCCGTGCACGTCTCGAACGTGCTGGCCAAGCTCGGGGCGTCCGGCCGCACCGAGGCCGTGTCGATCGCGCACCGGCGCGGCCTGCTCGTCGCCGAGGCGGACGCCGCCGTGCCGGCACCGACGACCCGCCCTAGCGTGTGA
- the ligD gene encoding non-homologous end-joining DNA ligase encodes MTPSAPAVELDVRGRTVRVSSPDRVVLPQRGFTKLDVVQHFLAVGDGILGALLHRPTTLERWPKGVVEGARMSTRQDSSGDAFYQKRVPQGAPDWVETSRIAFPSGRTADEVAPTELAVVAWAANLGTLTFHPWPVVRDDVERPDQLRIDLDPQPGTDFSDAVRVAPHVRELLAEHGLTGYPKTSGGRGVHVFVPIEPRWTFVDARRATIALGRELERRLPDQVTMRWWKEERGATIFVDYNQMARDRTIASAYSVRANARGTVSAPVTWDELPDVHPDDFDVGTMAARFAQVGDLFAPLVAHAAPRFSIEPLLELADRQERDEGHGDLPYPPEYPKMPGEPKRVQPSRDRDRPH; translated from the coding sequence ATGACACCTTCGGCGCCCGCGGTCGAGCTCGACGTGCGCGGTCGCACGGTGCGGGTCAGCAGTCCCGACCGCGTGGTGCTCCCGCAGCGCGGGTTCACCAAGCTCGACGTCGTGCAGCACTTCCTGGCCGTCGGCGACGGCATCCTCGGAGCGCTGCTGCACCGGCCGACGACCCTGGAGCGGTGGCCGAAGGGCGTCGTCGAGGGTGCTCGCATGTCGACGCGCCAGGACTCCTCGGGCGACGCGTTCTACCAGAAGCGGGTCCCGCAGGGCGCTCCGGACTGGGTCGAGACGTCCCGCATCGCGTTCCCCAGCGGACGGACCGCCGACGAGGTCGCCCCCACCGAGCTGGCCGTCGTCGCGTGGGCCGCGAACCTCGGGACCCTGACGTTCCACCCCTGGCCGGTGGTCCGCGACGACGTGGAGCGGCCCGACCAGCTGCGGATCGACCTCGACCCGCAGCCCGGCACGGACTTCTCCGACGCCGTGCGCGTGGCCCCCCACGTGCGCGAGCTGCTCGCCGAGCACGGCCTGACGGGGTACCCCAAGACGTCCGGCGGGCGGGGCGTGCACGTGTTCGTGCCGATCGAGCCGCGGTGGACGTTCGTCGACGCGCGCCGGGCCACCATCGCGCTGGGCCGCGAGCTCGAACGACGCCTGCCCGACCAGGTCACGATGCGCTGGTGGAAGGAGGAGCGCGGCGCCACGATCTTCGTCGACTACAACCAGATGGCGCGCGACCGCACCATCGCGTCGGCGTACTCGGTGCGCGCCAACGCCCGCGGCACCGTGTCCGCCCCGGTCACGTGGGACGAGCTGCCCGACGTGCACCCCGACGACTTCGACGTCGGCACCATGGCCGCGCGGTTCGCGCAGGTCGGGGACCTGTTCGCGCCGCTCGTGGCGCACGCCGCGCCGCGGTTCTCGATCGAGCCGCTGCTCGAGCTGGCCGACCGGCAGGAGCGGGACGAGGGCCACGGCGACCTGCCGTACCCGCCGGAGTACCCGAAGATGCCCGGCGAGCCCAAGCGCGTGCAGCCGTCACGCGACCGCGACCGCCCGCACTGA
- a CDS encoding D-alanyl-D-alanine carboxypeptidase family protein, translated as MRRAAVAAVTAASFALGGGAGAWAWSVAQHREAADARLQAQERVDEAVGAAHAEAAAAGLAVGVLGASGTDGVLAAARPALEAEVEASRTVLDESDGQVADDTARLALAAAIDAVPGGPASAAAMRAATARLVEARTAVEEAVGARREADEAAAAAAAAAAAAAAAAPGAGTDGDGDAPAAGCGTTYSGPAFYTSTPTEGGDGSNGRLTPQMLSAVSWTTDSRGTPFYLRADATAALERLNVAFRAALGHDLALDLAYRDYDTQVAMRAALGSVAAVPGTSSHGTGLALDVPELPCTYGWDSPARAWLVANGPAYGWVSPSWAQRGGSNPEYWHYEFRG; from the coding sequence GTGCGTCGTGCTGCTGTCGCCGCCGTGACCGCCGCCTCGTTCGCCCTGGGCGGCGGCGCCGGGGCGTGGGCGTGGTCGGTCGCGCAGCACCGCGAGGCCGCGGACGCGCGGCTGCAGGCGCAGGAGCGGGTCGACGAGGCCGTCGGCGCCGCGCACGCGGAGGCCGCCGCGGCGGGGCTCGCGGTGGGCGTTCTCGGGGCGTCGGGCACCGACGGGGTGCTCGCCGCCGCACGCCCCGCGCTGGAGGCGGAGGTCGAGGCGTCGCGCACCGTGCTCGACGAGAGCGACGGCCAGGTGGCCGACGACACGGCCCGTCTCGCGCTGGCGGCCGCGATCGACGCGGTCCCCGGCGGGCCGGCGTCGGCGGCGGCCATGCGTGCCGCGACGGCACGCCTCGTGGAGGCCCGGACGGCCGTGGAGGAGGCCGTGGGTGCGCGGCGCGAGGCCGACGAGGCCGCTGCCGCAGCAGCTGCGGCCGCTGCCGCCGCGGCCGCAGCAGCCCCGGGGGCCGGCACGGACGGGGACGGGGACGCGCCGGCGGCCGGCTGCGGGACGACGTACTCCGGCCCGGCGTTCTACACGTCCACGCCGACGGAGGGCGGGGACGGCTCCAACGGTCGGCTGACGCCGCAGATGCTGTCCGCGGTCTCGTGGACGACCGACTCCCGCGGCACGCCGTTCTACCTGCGGGCCGACGCGACCGCCGCGCTCGAGCGGCTCAACGTCGCGTTCCGGGCGGCGCTGGGGCACGACCTGGCGCTCGACCTCGCGTACCGCGACTACGACACGCAGGTGGCGATGCGCGCCGCGCTCGGGTCGGTGGCGGCGGTGCCCGGCACGTCGTCGCACGGCACGGGGCTGGCGCTCGACGTGCCGGAGCTGCCGTGCACGTACGGGTGGGACTCCCCGGCGCGGGCGTGGCTCGTGGCGAACGGGCCCGCGTACGGGTGGGTGTCGCCGTCGTGGGCGCAGCGCGGCGGCTCCAACCCGGAGTACTGGCACTACGAGTTCCGCGGCTGA
- a CDS encoding alpha/beta hydrolase: MPTPAVLRRCALVVVLLLAATGCAAPKHQATAPTSSAAADVPPELATYYGQTPEWTVCGDNECTDVVVPLDWSDPAGETITVAVERAPATDGDPVGSLLVNPGGPGVSAISFLSSFQLLVSAEVLAEYDLVAVDPRGVEASAPVTCVGPTELDEFFAWSGDLSTDEGLEEAMARNGAFGEACLEQTGPVLGHVDTASSARDMDVVRAVLGDDALTYLGYSYGTDLGATYAALFPERVGRMVLDGALNPTIDSGELAAGQAEGFESALRAYVADCQAGAGCPLTGDVDAGMGQIRALLDRVGDSPLPTDQGRPLTQSLAFYGVAMPLYAEQLWPALTQALAAATQQADGSVLLQLADQYLGRLEDGSYDSNQNEAFAAITCLDARPSSDVADMRAAAEQISAVAPTVGQFFSYGGASCARWPVPEVGPLDSYAAEGAAPIVVIGTTNDPATPYVWAEELADILSSGVLLTYEGEGHTAYGRSNDCIADAVDQYLLTGEAPQDGTRC; encoded by the coding sequence ATGCCGACCCCCGCCGTCCTGCGACGGTGCGCCCTCGTCGTCGTCCTCCTCCTCGCCGCCACAGGCTGCGCCGCGCCCAAGCACCAGGCCACGGCGCCGACGTCGTCCGCCGCGGCCGACGTGCCGCCCGAGCTGGCGACGTACTACGGGCAGACGCCGGAGTGGACGGTCTGCGGCGACAACGAGTGCACCGACGTCGTCGTCCCGCTCGACTGGTCCGACCCCGCGGGGGAGACGATCACCGTCGCCGTCGAGCGCGCGCCGGCCACCGACGGCGACCCGGTCGGATCGCTGCTGGTCAACCCGGGCGGGCCGGGCGTGAGCGCGATCTCGTTCCTCTCGTCGTTCCAGCTGCTCGTGAGCGCGGAGGTGCTGGCCGAGTACGACCTGGTGGCCGTCGACCCCCGCGGCGTCGAGGCGTCCGCACCCGTGACGTGCGTGGGGCCGACCGAGCTCGACGAGTTCTTCGCGTGGTCGGGCGACCTGAGCACGGACGAGGGCCTCGAGGAGGCCATGGCGCGCAACGGGGCGTTCGGCGAGGCGTGCCTGGAGCAGACGGGTCCCGTGCTGGGGCACGTCGACACGGCGTCCTCGGCGCGCGACATGGACGTGGTGCGCGCGGTGCTGGGCGACGACGCCCTGACGTACCTCGGGTACTCCTACGGCACGGACCTGGGGGCGACGTACGCGGCGCTGTTCCCGGAGCGGGTCGGGCGGATGGTGCTCGACGGTGCGCTCAACCCGACGATCGACTCCGGTGAGCTGGCCGCGGGCCAGGCGGAGGGGTTCGAGAGCGCGCTGCGCGCGTACGTCGCCGACTGCCAGGCCGGGGCGGGCTGCCCGCTGACCGGTGACGTCGACGCCGGCATGGGGCAGATCCGCGCGCTGCTGGACCGGGTCGGCGACAGCCCGCTGCCCACGGACCAGGGTCGCCCGCTGACGCAGTCCCTGGCGTTCTACGGCGTGGCGATGCCCCTCTACGCGGAGCAGCTGTGGCCCGCGCTGACGCAGGCGCTGGCCGCGGCCACCCAGCAGGCGGACGGCTCGGTGCTGCTGCAGCTCGCGGACCAGTACCTGGGGCGGCTGGAGGACGGCTCGTACGACTCGAACCAGAACGAGGCGTTCGCGGCCATCACGTGCCTCGACGCGCGTCCGTCCTCGGACGTGGCGGACATGCGCGCGGCCGCCGAGCAGATCAGCGCGGTCGCACCGACCGTGGGGCAGTTCTTCTCGTACGGCGGCGCGTCGTGCGCGCGGTGGCCCGTGCCGGAGGTCGGCCCCCTCGACTCGTACGCCGCCGAGGGCGCGGCCCCGATCGTCGTCATCGGCACGACCAACGACCCGGCGACCCCGTACGTGTGGGCCGAGGAGCTCGCGGACATCCTCAGCTCGGGCGTGCTGCTGACCTACGAGGGCGAGGGGCACACCGCGTACGGCCGCTCGAACGACTGCATCGCCGACGCCGTCGACCAGTACCTCCTCACGGGCGAGGCCCCGCAGGACGGCACCCGCTGCTGA